One stretch of Rosistilla oblonga DNA includes these proteins:
- the serA gene encoding phosphoglycerate dehydrogenase, giving the protein MHRIIVLDSIAQEGLDILDAEPGVEYDVRTGLKGEELRQALTEYDGAILRSGVKITPESVAGNTRLKALVRAGVGTDNIDKPAATRQGIVVMNTPTGNTVSTAEHAFALMMSLSRNIAAANQSLVEGRWDRKLYMGNQLAGKTLGIVGMGRIGREVASRAKAFEMRVVGYDPFLTEEQAAKLGIDYAATVDDLLPQIDYLTVHTPLTPETTNLVSKANLEKLKPGVRLINAARGGIYDEEALIEGLDSGKIGGVALDVYPNEPCTDSPLFGRPNVVCTPHLGASTEEAQTQVAVEGIHLLINFLKTGEIRHAVNVAALDPKTLADMKGFLNVAHRLGVLLAQWHGGGIASVQLHYRGEIASKSTQLLTSAFCAGLLENALEEEVNVINAEVLLRDRGIDLVAHQHHEMGSFTSSMTVEVSGGDRSVKASGALLGHNMPRLVMLDDHRLESYLDGKLLIFTHADVPGIIGRVGTVFGQHNVNIGQMAVGRAGGSQGSRAVGVLNLDGVPSQAALDEVQAIEAIDHVCVIELPPADQLPAWLQA; this is encoded by the coding sequence ATGCACCGAATCATCGTTCTCGACAGTATTGCCCAAGAAGGCCTTGATATTTTGGATGCCGAACCGGGTGTCGAATACGACGTCCGCACCGGACTCAAAGGCGAAGAACTCCGGCAGGCGCTGACGGAATACGATGGCGCGATTCTCCGCAGCGGCGTGAAGATCACGCCCGAATCGGTCGCTGGCAACACGCGGCTGAAGGCGCTCGTACGAGCTGGCGTGGGAACCGACAACATCGACAAACCGGCGGCCACCCGGCAGGGCATCGTTGTGATGAACACGCCGACCGGAAATACGGTCAGCACCGCCGAACATGCGTTTGCCCTGATGATGTCGCTGTCGCGGAATATCGCCGCAGCGAACCAAAGCCTTGTCGAAGGCCGCTGGGATCGCAAGCTGTATATGGGTAACCAGTTGGCTGGCAAAACCTTGGGCATCGTCGGGATGGGACGGATCGGTCGCGAAGTCGCTTCGCGAGCCAAGGCGTTCGAAATGCGAGTCGTCGGTTACGATCCGTTTTTGACCGAAGAGCAGGCTGCGAAACTTGGGATCGATTACGCAGCGACTGTCGACGATCTGTTGCCGCAGATCGATTACCTGACCGTCCACACGCCGCTGACTCCCGAAACAACCAACTTGGTCAGCAAGGCGAACCTCGAAAAACTGAAGCCAGGCGTCCGCTTGATCAACGCAGCTCGCGGCGGGATCTACGACGAAGAAGCGCTGATCGAAGGTTTGGACAGCGGCAAGATCGGCGGCGTTGCGTTGGACGTTTACCCCAACGAACCCTGCACCGACAGCCCGCTGTTTGGCCGCCCCAACGTCGTCTGCACACCGCACTTGGGAGCGAGCACCGAAGAGGCTCAAACACAGGTCGCGGTCGAAGGTATTCACCTGTTGATCAACTTCTTGAAGACCGGCGAGATCCGCCACGCGGTGAACGTCGCGGCATTGGATCCCAAGACGCTGGCCGACATGAAGGGCTTCCTGAACGTGGCTCATCGCCTGGGCGTCCTGTTGGCTCAGTGGCATGGTGGCGGAATCGCGTCGGTGCAACTGCACTATCGCGGCGAGATCGCTTCGAAGAGCACCCAACTGCTGACCAGCGCGTTCTGCGCCGGTCTGTTGGAAAACGCTTTGGAGGAAGAGGTCAACGTGATCAACGCCGAGGTTTTGTTGCGTGATCGCGGAATCGACTTGGTCGCTCACCAGCACCACGAAATGGGGTCGTTTACGTCGTCGATGACCGTTGAGGTTTCGGGCGGCGATCGCAGCGTAAAGGCTTCCGGAGCGCTGTTGGGACACAACATGCCACGCTTGGTAATGTTGGACGATCATCGTCTGGAAAGCTACCTCGACGGCAAGCTGTTGATCTTCACGCATGCCGACGTCCCCGGAATTATCGGTCGCGTCGGAACCGTGTTTGGCCAGCACAACGTCAACATCGGCCAGATGGCAGTCGGCCGCGCCGGCGGCAGCCAAGGCAGCCGCGCTGTGGGCGTCTTGAATCTCGACGGCGTGCCATCGCAAGCCGCTTTGGACGAAGTGCAAGCGATCGAAGCGATCGACCACGTCTGCGTGATCGAATTGCCGCCAGCGGATCAATTGCCAGCTTGGCTGCAAGCGTAA
- a CDS encoding ECF-type sigma factor, whose protein sequence is MDEHDSIDLFARVREGEKEAEFELFDHYVVRLLGLVRKRISPQFARRIEAEDVVQSAYRSFFSGVQDDRFVLQNSGDLWRLLAAITMHKLHRQLERNKAAKRSVKREHSIQLQLGDSSCTFSVDAVASEPTPEDEVALSEEIGLLMSSFDTGQQTMFEMRLAGATIDEIAAQMECSERTVRRFFDRKVKPMLEARFGLPQPS, encoded by the coding sequence ATGGACGAACACGATTCGATCGATCTATTTGCTCGTGTCCGCGAAGGGGAAAAAGAGGCCGAGTTCGAACTGTTCGACCACTACGTCGTGCGGTTATTGGGGCTGGTGCGGAAACGAATCTCGCCGCAATTCGCCCGGCGTATCGAAGCCGAGGATGTCGTCCAATCGGCCTATCGCAGCTTCTTTTCGGGCGTCCAAGACGATCGCTTTGTGTTGCAAAACAGCGGCGATCTGTGGCGGTTGTTGGCTGCGATCACGATGCACAAATTGCATCGCCAATTGGAACGCAATAAAGCTGCCAAGCGTTCGGTCAAACGGGAGCACAGCATTCAATTGCAGTTGGGAGATTCCAGCTGTACGTTTTCGGTCGATGCCGTCGCCAGCGAACCGACTCCCGAAGATGAGGTCGCTCTTAGCGAAGAGATCGGGCTGCTGATGAGTTCCTTCGATACGGGACAGCAGACGATGTTCGAGATGCGTTTGGCCGGAGCGACGATCGACGAGATCGCCGCGCAGATGGAGTGTTCCGAGCGGACCGTCCGCCGCTTCTTCGACCGGAAGGTCAAACCGATGCTCGAAGCGAGGTTTGGTTTGCCCCAACCGTCGTGA